In Lasioglossum baleicum chromosome 1, iyLasBale1, whole genome shotgun sequence, the genomic window TGTATCGTAATGTCATAACAGTTCTACGATGGCGTTATCACGTATCAGTAGTTCCTCCGATTTATTGACAAGTCTTTCTCGTATTTCACATGCAGCAGGTATGAAATTTACAATACACATTTAAATAACAGTCAATGTCTGTGGTTATGTTCATCAATCATTACGAAACTGTGTTCGTTGAATCAATCCCATTTTGCAAGAAGTTGCAATTCTCATTGTTCGGTGACAAGTCAAAATGTATTAAAGCATTATTCACTATATCACactgcaatttattttattgtcttttcatcgtttcttattttcattaaatataCAACTGATTGTCCTACAAGTGTAACGTACCTAATCTATTCAGAGAAAAAGACAATTCTTTTCTCAATATTACGAATGATTGTTATCATGAAACGAATTGTAATGGTACATGCAATAATTATGTAACATAAACGAAGATGACATGACAGTATATTTCTTTGTTTCGAATGATTAGATTCGGTCTTATCGTTTGTGTAGAAAATTCGCTGAACTTCGGAAACCCCCCCATCCTTTCGTAACAGGACATACGTCATTCTATTCGTTTTGACATGATGAACACGAAATGTAATTGTCATTTTTGGCGCAAATCAATAGTTATCGAGAtattcgtgaaaaactgcagctactacacATTGCATTTTGTGTATCCGTGCACGTTCGTACTGTGCGTATGCGTGAGCATGATCTCGTCAaatgtttctacagatatatcgGTACGATCAACGATCGTCGAAcgatctatacatatatatgtacataccgcgtgaactttttaaaacatataccacacacacccacccagtgtttCTCAGAAGAAGGTTCGCACATTAAACAATATAAAATGAACTGACAATGAGAccaataccaatttgttttacTATCAAATGCGAGCGGAAATGACATTAGCTGGGTTAGGTTTGGCTAGATAGCTGAAGTTGTTGTTAATCTGGGCTAAACTTCCGAAGTCGTCcatgctcagaattggatgaaatttctgTCATCCAGAATATGTACTAGTAACGGAAAAATCATGCGAATGGAAGAGTGGTggaaacagttgacgagcggtcgcatcacACTCacgcatacgcacagcacggaCATGCACGTATTATACATAAACAATTCAATgtgtagtagctgcagtttttcacgaatatctcgaaaactattcaaTTGCGCCAAAAATGACAATTACATTTTCCGTTCAGCATGTCAAAACGAATAGAATGACGTATGTCACGTGTTAAAAGgaggagagggggagagggttCCAAAGTCTTaccgtttttttcaaaaaaagattaaattatacctattcatttttgtcataaatgcataaaatccgctgtctacaacTTATGGTACTAGCgtaaaataaaatcagctcTGATTTtgtaaaatagtaaataatcttatttatatattttaaagtatgtgctaactctaaaaataaaatatttcatttcatgcAGTAAttcgtgaaaataaaatattttatttgatgcagtaatttttgaaaatagtaatttattttaaaaatattgagaatatttatattttgtctttatttttcataaagctctcactcatcactagactgcggattgttatGCACATATGGCtcctcaaaattttcaaaaattgttaaaatataaaattccacagaatttagtacgattattatttatttcacaaATACGGAGACTACTATCATTGAAAATAAGATTGTACATGATTCCactttttttaaattcgtctacaaaaatttgaaaattacatgaacatccgcagtccactcaTCAGTCTCCTTCCCATTGTTTGTGTTAGGTTTGGGCAAAAGTTGTAATTAATTACATTGTCTTtagattgtatttaaatacaaatttcgaataacgaataaaagatacaaaatttgtattcgttattcgaaggttcgaatacaaaagtatcttttattcgacttttatttaaataatcttgtATTCATCGAACAcattctcggcgaatacaaaattatttaaataaaagtcgaataacgaataaaagttatgtatcttttattccaatcggtatttaaataattttaatgattggTTAATGGTTTATCCGCTACTCCATAACGTAGTACAGAGATGTCGTTGTAGAGCCGAATCGAGAAGTATTTAAATACTGCTCAACTCTGTGTTACCTCTTTCTACTATCTAATTATACACTAACTCTTATTGCACCTCTTTATTCTTTCGTTTTCCTATTACCATGCTCCCTTCATCGCGATACCCCTCCCtcctaaaatctaaaatattaaataatatttgaaatatacaGCCCACCTCTCTGTCTGAACGCTTATCTGAACAGAAGAACTTTCGATTTTTCCAGCGGGTACGTCTCTGGGCGAAATGCAATGCACGCGATACGCAGCGGTGCATCAAAATCGAATAAAAGCTCTTCACGTGACGAGCGTCCGACGTTATCCGGATCCTCCTACTCTACCGCTTCCCACGAATGTCTCCGAAATATTTGCAAACGAAACCGGTCGCTTTACGCCCGAGAGATCGCGGGACATCGCAGCGCCAGTGTTGATCTATGGCAAGGGTGCTGATCGTGCGTCGTTCTGCAATGAACAGTCGTCGAAATCATCGGAATTTCCCAGCATCCCGGTCACCTGCGGCGATTCGCACGTGGACTCGTACGATTGCTTCGGGGCGGTGAATTTATGCGGCACTATGCAGACCAACGTACCGAAACCGTTCTGCTCTAGCGGCAAATCAACGCATTTGAACATGCCAGGCGGCCAGTGGGCCAGAGATGGAAAATACATAGCCGAGGACATGCAGAATTCGCATTACCGAAGCGTTCGTTTACCGAAATTGAACTTTGAAACGAGTGGTCAGTAAACATTCAAAGGGATAATTGCCAACTGGAATTTTCTATAACTTTTACCACACCGCAGTTTCGAAAAAGAACATTACAATAGTCATACTAACGGTTGCGGGGAATTAACGAATCAATTAAAACTTGTCTTTATTCAGttcaataaattcattctaactGTAGATTTTCGATGTTACGGGGTTCATGTATAATTATCAACGCTAGATGCTCTAATTCGTCAGAGAAACGTAGTTAGTCGGGTCTTTGTAGtaatgtattataattattgCAACAAATTATCAGAGCATGCTGAAGACACACTCACCTTGCTACCGACTAAGGTAAACAGTTTGGAAATTGTAATCTGTCGCTCAGGTACCGCAAGTCACGTCGTCGCAACGAGCATTATTTTACGAAAACTTTGTCAGCCGAATTGTATCTTCAGCATGAGATATTCGACAAATACACCTGTACAGACCAAAGCCCAACAGGGCACGCCAGAACTGTCCACGAAGGAAAAATTAAGATTGCTGGCGAGGGATTATGGAAAAACTGTTGCAGTGTTTCACATAGGAATCTCCTTAATATCTCTCGGAGCATGTTATACAGCTGTAATTAGGTTAGTTTCTGCTATAAATCTCGTTGCAAATTGAACAGAATTGTATACACTCGGAACGACAAACTGTCAAGTTTTTTGATACTCGTCGTAAGATTAAGGGGGTAgttttgtttccaggattgaaagggtgcgggatgcgtctcctcatttctcgataatgcaaagatggggtttttcagcgcTAAATTCAAAAGAACTATTTTTAATAAAGCTGCAACAGCTATCTAGAATCTAGAACATCACCGTAATTGATTAGACATCGATATCCTTAATAATGTAgacaatattgtaaataatggtacagcaatgtttagtggtgactctgagtcactccTCAACTACTAGGGGTTTGTATTATTCGGAAGCACAAAGCTGCGTCAGCTACATgcgccgaataatgaaaattatgcctcgtgaacataaaaataggacttttgaggacttttcactactgaacaaccccatctttgcattatcgagaaatgaggagCATCCTACACCCTTACAATCCTAgacacgagtctacccccttaactttcgaaatgaaatataacGCACTAGCCGAACATCGTCATTCCGGATGTATCGACTCTCTAAAGATACcattttttactttttctaTAATTACGAAAATGGCGAACAGTGATCAAACAATAATTTGAAACCTCGCTATTATTAGTAGTTACTTACGCAACTGTTAGATGCACATAAAATGATTTACTGATTTCAGTGGACTAGATCTAACACCTCTTGTTAAAACTATCTGCCAGGAAAATGTTGCATTAGAGAAGGTATTAAATACCTCGTCATCATTTCTGTTGGCGTACAGCGTTCACAAATTGTTCGCGCCTGTACGATTAGCGATGACATTCACAATAACGCCGATACTTGTACGAAAATTACGGAAACTTGGAATTTATAAAATGCCAAAAGCAAAAGCAAAAGCAAAAGAAACGCAATCTAGTTCAtcgtaataattatattattgataTCTTTTATACTATTCATAGTATGTACATGCCTTTTTACTTATAGATAATTACACGTCTGTAAACGaatataaattgattaaatAAACATACTATAAACGAACGGTTTTATGTATATATTCcggtttttattatataaaGAATATAATAGTTATATAATTACTTTACACAACGTCACgtatatttcatgtatgatagtTTGCGCAACTACAGTGTTGTACGTACGGCCATTTTAGTTACAGCatttttaaagtttgtttttttttaaattaatatacgCCGTAAATACATTACATACACAAAAGCTCGACAGTTTCAATGGACGAATTGATCAGTTATGTTGGAACAATAATTACACCCGGTTTGCGAGCCGTCACCGAGTAATCTCGATTGTGTACTTGCATCGACGGGTGTTTCGAGTATTTTGATTACGTATAGGAAACATACAAAAACGCCAATTCCTTGGCagacatatatatgtacataactttttaaaaatatattatagtacATGCTAAAAGTAATGCATATAAGTATATACAAGTTTAGTTAATCTAGTGTAGAGAGTATGTCTTAGAAGAGTTAATTTTACACTTTTCAAAGACGTGGTTTTGCCTCGATTGTAGcttataaagataaaatttctaAAAGTCTGTTTCGAATCGAAAAATATGACAAAACATTTCTAATAATTAGACAAGTAGAAGCTTTAGATGTCCGTTCGAGACatagtaaatattataaaatatctctgacaaaaaaaaaacaaacaaacagttTCGTAGAATTATAAAAACCATTCGAGAGAATTAGTAAGCGTAATCATTCATGATCTTATCGATCAAACCTAAAAATGGAAGGTCTGAAGACACGACATGCTACAGTATATCAACCATTTGCTTTGTGCATAGTAGAAAAGTACACTTATAAACTTTGAACACTTCGTCTGCAAACAGTTTGAGCATTTTCAACTTAAGACAAAACGATACAATATTAGACATGAATTCTGCGAAGTTACGAGGGAAGAGTACATTACTTAAAATATAATGCAAACTTTGTCTAATAATACTTGGAAACCAATCATCGACGATTAGCTTTAACATTTTATACAGTCCTTATCTAACTTCTATAAAAATACAATGGAAAAGTTCGCATACTTGCTCGAAGAAACATAGAACCGCAtcgataaaaaggaaaaaaaaaggaaaggagTATTTTGGCACGGCACCCTATCTATAATCTCATTGTTATTAGTCATGCGttggtaaaatataaaaaagaaatagtaTAAAAATTCATATCCTCGTGATTAGATCTGTTTCCGATAAGAAAAAACCTagcgtaaaaattgtttaaatattatcAACTGCGATGAAATGTATATCGTTATGAGTTAGTTTGGTTGATTATCTTCCAAGGAGCGATATCAATGAACGGATGTGATGATTGAGAAGAACAAAACTTTAGGAGCTTTGCTACAATGGAAATATGACGTCTTTACACATACGCTTCCGCGCGACGACCCTTTATATGATTGAAAAACTGTCGCCAGCTAGTCAGCGTTTTACTCGACCATACCCAGAAGCTGCTTGTTATGCCGACGATCATAGCCATTAGATATTTTATCATAAAAACTTCAAACTCTGGTCGCTTCCCAACATCGCGGGTACGCTCGCCAACGGGACATGGTATGGAATAGAGAGATTGCGGTCCAGGTCTGGAACACATCTCCATATTCCATGTCAACATCCATTGATCGAAGTACGCTTGCTCGTAAAATAAACAAGCTATGACAATCAGTGCAGGAACTATGTATAGTACAGAAAATATGCCAATACGAATCATTAATTTCTCTAATTTGTCAGTCTTTGTGCCGTCGTGCTTCATTACCGTACGGATACGGAACAAAGAAACAAATCCGGCTAATAAGAAGGCAGTTCCGAGTATCAGATAGACGCACAGCGGTGCTAAAACGAACCCGCGTAAAGCTTCCACATTCCAAAGTCCCACATAACAAACGCCAGACAGTATATCCCCTACAAGAATAAACATGTTGATTAGATAATATAACAATTGATCGTAGACCATGGATCTTTTCTTTCGAAGAAACAGAACTGAAGTTTTATCGAATGACATACCTTCCACCTCTCCCATTGCAAGAATGGTAACTGTTTTTATTGCTGGTGCTGCCCAAGCAgctaaatgaaaatattgtgaATTAGCTTCTATCGCTTCGTGGCCCCATTTTAGACCAGCAGCTAGGAACCATGTCAGTGTTAGGATGACCCACCATATACTGGACGCCATCCCGAAGAAGTAAAGCACCATAAACAGTACCGTGCACAATTTATGCTTGGTACCTTGCGTTATTGTTGATGCCATTTGCATCGTTTCTAAAAGAGGTGGGAAAGGTTCTCTGCACGCTATCGAGTTACCAGCTGCCCAACCAATTACATATACCAATGCTACCATCAGGTAGCAGACTGATAAGAAGATGATTGGTCTTTCCGGATACCTATAGACaaaacaatatttaatattttcttacaaTGTGAataatcaacattataatttatagaaaCAGATAATGATAACTATAATCTGTtctaacaattacaattactataGTTCTAAGCAATATCTAGAATCACAGCGATAAAACAACCATTTCAATCTGTTAATTGGGTGATTTCTCAACCGTAAAAACTCGTACGGATAGAAGAATAGGGGGAATAATAATTAATTGGAATGAAGTATCCCACGGTGAATAGAATTACAATTTCATTACTATGGATATTACGATAATAATCAAATGCAAGAATTTCTAGGTAAATAAATAAGATAATTAGAAATTGACTAACTGGTCATCCTTACAGATTATGTCCTcagttaatttttcattaaactaTACCATAGAATGAATCGGTTCTTGATGTAAAATTGTTttagtttatacagggtgtcccacgcaactggaacaggttGTACATCCTAAACCAGGGTGGCCAACCTGTGGCACATTGGATCCTTGCGCCTATACTTATTCTTTTGAAGtaggcaccataacttctccgaTTTATAATGGAACATAACATAGGTGCTCCGGAACACTTGCCGAGaccgaaataattcagtgaacttttagcttcgataac contains:
- the LOC143215284 gene encoding uncharacterized protein LOC143215284, which produces MALSRISSSSDLLTSLSRISHAAAGTSLGEMQCTRYAAVHQNRIKALHVTSVRRYPDPPTLPLPTNVSEIFANETGRFTPERSRDIAAPVLIYGKGADRASFCNEQSSKSSEFPSIPVTCGDSHVDSYDCFGAVNLCGTMQTNVPKPFCSSGKSTHLNMPGGQWARDGKYIAEDMQNSHYRSVRLPKLNFETSGTASHVVATSIILRKLCQPNCIFSMRYSTNTPVQTKAQQGTPELSTKEKLRLLARDYGKTVAVFHIGISLISLGACYTAVISGLDLTPLVKTICQENVALEKVLNTSSSFLLAYSVHKLFAPVRLAMTFTITPILVRKLRKLGIYKMPKAKAKAKETQSSSS
- the Fz gene encoding frizzled class receptor, encoding MILWYTTIYGLSVAVLGVNALHAKDPLAHHGRCEPITIDLCMNIPYNETIMPNLMNHQKQEDAGQEVHQFAPLVKMKCSPDLRFFLCTVYAPVCTIIDRAIPPCRSLCESARAGCERLMNSFDFDWPDNLDCSKLPENGGPELCVGHNETTPPEPSAPVHPPPRMPVAEFQPSWTGAGPRPFGSGFMVGARDFGFVCPLQFKVPHELGYSLKVGNQVERHCGAPCDGMFFNERERRFSRAWVGSWASVCAASCFFTFLTFLIDTDRFRYPERPIIFLSVCYLMVALVYVIGWAAGNSIACREPFPPLLETMQMASTITQGTKHKLCTVLFMVLYFFGMASSIWWVILTLTWFLAAGLKWGHEAIEANSQYFHLAAWAAPAIKTVTILAMGEVEGDILSGVCYVGLWNVEALRGFVLAPLCVYLILGTAFLLAGFVSLFRIRTVMKHDGTKTDKLEKLMIRIGIFSVLYIVPALIVIACLFYEQAYFDQWMLTWNMEMCSRPGPQSLYSIPCPVGERTRDVGKRPEFEVFMIKYLMAMIVGITSSFWVWSSKTLTSWRQFFNHIKGRRAEAYV